A genomic segment from Necator americanus strain Aroian chromosome III, whole genome shotgun sequence encodes:
- a CDS encoding hypothetical protein (NECATOR_CHRIII.G13148.T1), whose translation MVEGDIVAKWTVPLQDKYGEIPYFHHISIKVYRIEFEHGTTTGKRVIRVDGKEILRRDWMFKLVGKESFQLGKMKCTITVEALGTFAYEYSLEVNGKNYEKFREEQSKKLLCWETHIGGEETRIVLDKETMEVWVNGNKIDTAGEFVADGTETHFEVGRHVCKIRATSSGRKKIGVVHDLYVDGEPIPLMTFSKTR comes from the exons atggtgGAAGGTGATATAGTGGCAAAATGGACAGTTCCACTACAAGACAAG TATGGAGAGATACCGTATTTTCATCATATAAGCATTAAGGTTTATCGAATAGAGTTTGAGCATGGCACAACAACGGGAAAACGAGTAATACGAGTTGATGGCAAG gaaattttacGACGTGACTGGATGTTCAAGTTGGTTGGTAAGGAGTCATTCCAGCTGGGGAAAATGAAATGTACGATCACCGTAGAAGCGCTCGGCACATTTGCTTACGAATATTCGCTGGAG GTAAACGGGAAAAACTATGAGAAATTTCGCGAGgaacaaagtaaaaaattgtTGTGTTGGGAAACTCATATCGGTGGAGAGGAGACAAGAATCGTTCTAG ACAAAGAAACAATGGAGGTATGGGTGAACGGGAACAAAATCGATACGGCT GGGGAATTCGTTGCGGATGGCACAGAAACTCATTTCGAAGTGGGACGACATGTTTGTAAAATTCGTGCAACGAGTAGTGGTCGGAAGAAAATCGGCGTTGTCCACGATCTCTACGTGGATGGGGAACCGATTCCGTTGATGACATTCTCGAAAACTCGATGA
- a CDS encoding hypothetical protein (NECATOR_CHRIII.G13148.T2), whose protein sequence is MFKLVGKESFQLGKMKCTITVEALGTFAYEYSLEVNGKNYEKFREEQSKKLLCWETHIGGEETRIVLDKETMEVWVNGNKIDTAGEFVADGTETHFEVGRHVCKIRATSSGRKKIGVVHDLYVDGEPIPLMTFSKTR, encoded by the exons ATGTTCAAGTTGGTTGGTAAGGAGTCATTCCAGCTGGGGAAAATGAAATGTACGATCACCGTAGAAGCGCTCGGCACATTTGCTTACGAATATTCGCTGGAG GTAAACGGGAAAAACTATGAGAAATTTCGCGAGgaacaaagtaaaaaattgtTGTGTTGGGAAACTCATATCGGTGGAGAGGAGACAAGAATCGTTCTAG ACAAAGAAACAATGGAGGTATGGGTGAACGGGAACAAAATCGATACGGCT GGGGAATTCGTTGCGGATGGCACAGAAACTCATTTCGAAGTGGGACGACATGTTTGTAAAATTCGTGCAACGAGTAGTGGTCGGAAGAAAATCGGCGTTGTCCACGATCTCTACGTGGATGGGGAACCGATTCCGTTGATGACATTCTCGAAAACTCGATGA